In a single window of the Candidatus Hinthialibacter antarcticus genome:
- a CDS encoding ABC transporter permease, which produces MKPNTPQSALSLNEKDAAHLSYQQLLDIPFWICLWIIAGAYVLLIAAMLLADLSYTTPYDLIEALKSEYIQYSIRLSLISVTISAILSLWVAAPIGYILSRVSFPGKNVIDAILDIPIVLPPLVIGLSLLILFQAPPIKWFESHVFQITYAIPSVILAQFTVACAFAVRTMRSTFDSINPRQEEVALTLGCSRWQAFSLVVLPEAKRGMFTAFTLAWARAMGEFGPILIFAGATRGKTEVLPTTVFLELSIGNIEAALSVSIIMVSAAVLLLIVIRYYGLDYSKQGVA; this is translated from the coding sequence ATGAAGCCAAACACACCGCAATCGGCTTTAAGCCTTAACGAAAAAGATGCAGCGCATTTGTCGTATCAGCAATTATTAGATATTCCATTTTGGATTTGTCTTTGGATCATTGCTGGCGCCTATGTTTTGCTGATCGCCGCCATGCTGCTGGCCGATTTATCGTATACAACGCCGTACGATCTGATCGAAGCGCTTAAGAGTGAATACATTCAATATTCAATTCGGTTAAGCCTGATATCGGTTACGATTTCAGCAATTCTCTCATTATGGGTAGCGGCGCCAATTGGTTATATATTGTCGCGCGTTTCATTTCCAGGAAAAAACGTCATCGACGCGATTTTGGATATCCCCATTGTTCTGCCGCCGCTGGTCATCGGACTGAGTTTATTGATCCTCTTTCAAGCGCCGCCGATCAAATGGTTTGAGAGCCATGTTTTTCAAATTACGTATGCGATTCCCAGCGTCATTCTGGCGCAATTTACGGTCGCCTGCGCGTTTGCGGTGCGCACCATGCGCAGCACGTTTGATTCGATTAATCCCCGGCAGGAAGAAGTGGCGTTGACGCTGGGTTGTAGCCGCTGGCAGGCGTTCTCGCTGGTGGTATTACCAGAAGCCAAGCGTGGAATGTTTACCGCGTTTACGTTGGCGTGGGCGCGAGCGATGGGCGAATTTGGGCCGATCTTGATTTTTGCTGGCGCAACCCGCGGCAAGACCGAAGTTCTGCCGACGACGGTTTTTCTTGAACTCAGCATCGGCAACATCGAAGCGGCGCTGAGCGTGTCGATCATCATGGTGTCCGCCGCCGTACTCTTACTTATCGTCATTCGCTATTATGGACTCGACTACTCTAAGCAAGGGGTGGCTTGA